From the genome of Populus trichocarpa isolate Nisqually-1 chromosome 15, P.trichocarpa_v4.1, whole genome shotgun sequence, one region includes:
- the LOC7475630 gene encoding pentatricopeptide repeat-containing protein At1g18485 isoform X2, producing the protein MNWLQQLTNTIIIAPSLPSRNHHHHHHHHQQQQSSLYRTNLKPHKSFNSLYPKSSLSLSNQTDSLPDQTNRPSFLQEIAALCETDNLTTALTLIQSHSQNAAFISLQAKEAIGLLLQACGNQKDIETGRRLHKFVSDSTHYRNDYVLNTRLIKMYAMCGYPLDSRFVFDNMETKNLIQWNALVSGYTRNGLYGDVVKVFMDLVSDTDFQPDNFTFPSVIKACGGILDVRLGEVIHGMVIKMGLVLDVFVGNALVGMYGKCGAVDEAMKVFDFMPETNLVSWNSMICAFSENGFSRDSFDLLMEMLGEEGLLPDVVTVVTILPVCAGEGEVDIGMGIHGLAVKLGLSEEVMVNNAMVYMYSKCGYLNEAQMSFVKNNNKNVVSWNTMISAFSLEGDVNEAFNLLQEMQIQGEEMKANEVTILNVLPACLDKLQLRSLKELHGYSFRHCFQHVELSNAFILAYAKCGALNSAEKVFHGIGDKTVSSWNALIGGHAQNGDPRKALHLLFQMTYSGQQPDWFTISSLLLACAHLKSLQYGKEIHGYVLRNGLETDFFVGTSLLSHYIHCGKASSARVLFDRMKDKNLVSWNAMISGYSQNGLPYESLALFRKSLSEGIQSHEIAIVSVFGACSQLSALRLGKEAHGYVLKALQTEDAFVGCSIIDMYAKSGCIKESRKVFDGLKDKNVASWNAIIVAHGIHGHGKEAIELYERMKKVGQMPDRFTYIGILMACGHAGLVEEGLKYFKEMQNFNLIEPKLEHYACLIDMLARAGRLDDALRLVNEMPEEADNRIWSSLLSSCRTFGALEIGEKVAKKLLELEPDKAENYVLLSNLYAGLGKWDGVRRVRQMMKEIGLQKDAGCSWIEVGGRVYSFVVGDSLQPKSAEIRVIWRRLEERISEIGYKPNTSSVLHEVDCHNAAKLISKAVEREIVVRDNKRFHHFRDGLCSCCDYW; encoded by the exons ATGAATTGGTTGCAACAACTCACTAATACAATTATAATAGCACCGTCACTGCCATCCcgcaaccaccaccaccaccaccaccaccaccagcagcagcagtcTTCCTTGTACAGAACCAACCTTAAACCACACAAAAGCTTTAACTCCCTCTACCCAAAatcatctctttctctctctaaccaAACCGACTCTCTACCTGATCAAACCAACCGCCCCTCATTTCTCCAAGAAATAGCCGCTCTCTGTGAAACTGATAACCTCACTACAGCTTTAACTCTTATTCAATCACACTCTCAAAATGCTGCTTTTATTTCATTACAAGCAAAAGAAGCAATTGGTTTATTGCTTCAAGCATGTGGCAACCAAAAAGATATCGAGACTGGTAGACGACTACACAAGTTTGTCTCAGACTCGACCCATTATAGAAATGATTATGTTCTCAATACCCGTCTTATTAAGATGTATGCAATGTGTGGGTATCCTTTGGATTCTCGTTTTGTGTTTGATAATATGGAGACTAAGAATTTGATTCAGTGGAATGCACTTGTTAGTGGATACACAAGGAATGGACTTTATGGCGATGTAGTTAAAGTGTTTATGGATTTGGTTTCTGATACAGATTTTCAGCCTGATAATTTTACTTTCCCTTCTGTGATCAAGGCTTGTGGTGGGATTTTGGATGTTAGGTTAGGAGAGGTTATTCATGGGATGGTGATTAAGATGGGTTTGGTTTTGGATGTGTTTGTGGGCAATGCATTGGTGGGAATGTATGGGAAATGTGGGGCTGTGGATGAGGCGATGAAAGTGTTTGATTTTATGCCCGAAACGAATTTGGTTTCGTGGAATTCCATGATTTGTGCATTTTCTGAAAATGGGTTTTCTAGAGATAGTTTTGATTTGCTGATGGAGATGTTAGGAGAGGAAGGGTTATTGCCTGATGTAGTGACGGTGGTGACTATATTACCTGTTTGCGCAGGAGAAGGAGAAGTTGATATAGGAATGGGGATTCATGGATTGGCAGTGAAACTAGGTCTGAGCGAAGAGGTGATGGTGAACAATGCTATGGTATACATGTATTCAAAATGTGGGTACTTGAATGAAGCGCAAATGTCATTTGTGaagaataataacaaaaatgtGGTTTCTTGGAACACCATGATCAGTGCTTTTTCTTTGGAAGGAGATGTCAATGAGGCATTTAATCTCTTGCAGGAAATGCAGATCCAAGGAGAGGAAATGAAAGCTAATGAGGTCACCATTTTGAATGTTTTGCCAGCTTGTCTGGACAAGTTGCAATTGAGGAGCTTGAAAGAACTTCATGGCTATTCATTTAGACATTGTTTTCAACATGTAGAATTGTCCAATGCTTTTATTTTAGCCTATGCTAAGTGTGGGGCACTGAATTCTGCTGAGAAAGTCTTTCATGGTATTGGGGATAAGACTGTGAGCTCTTGGAATGCACTTATTGGTGGTCATGCACAGAATGGTGATCCTAGAAAAGCTTTGCATTTGTTATTTCAGATGACATATTCTGGCCAACAACCTGATTGGTTTACCATTAGTAGCCTGCTGTTAGCTTGTGCCCATCTGAAATCCCTGCAATATGGTAAAGAGATTCACGGATATGTACTACGGAATGGACTAGaaactgatttttttgttggtacCTCACTTCTGTCCCACTACATTCACTGTGGGAAAGCATCTTCTGCTCGTGTATTGTTTGACAGGATGAAGGATAAAAATTTAGTATCTTGGAATGCAATGATTTCAGGTTACTCACAAAATGGACTACCATATGAATCCCTGGCTCTATTTCGAAAATCACTTTCTGAGGGAATACAATCTCACGAGATTGCCATAGTGAGTGTGTTTGGGGCTTGTTCTCAACTGTCAGCTCTACGGCTGGGAAAAGAAGCTCATGGTTATGTATTAAAAGCCCTGCAAACAGAAGATGCTTTTGTAGGCTGTTCAATCATTGACATGTACGCAAAAAGTGGTTGTATAAAAGAATCTCGCAAGGTTTTTGATGGGTTGAAAGATAAAAACGTAGCATCATGGAATGCAATAATTGTGGCACATGGAATTCATGGACATGGAAAAGAAGCCATAGAACTGTACGAAAGAATGAAGAAAGTTGGCCAAATGCCTGATAGATTTACATATATTGGCATTTTGATGGCATGTGGTCATGCAGGGCTTGTTGAAGAGGGACTGAAATATTTCAAAGAGAtgcaaaatttcaatttgattgaaCCAAAATTGGAGCATTATGCATGTCTTATTGACATGCTGGCCCGTGCTGGAAGATTGGATGATGCTCTAAGGCTTGTCAATGAGATGCCTGAGGAAGCAGACAATAGAATCTGGAGCTCGCTCCTCAGTTCCTGTAGAACTTTTGGTGCTCTGGAAATTGGAGAGAAAGTTGCCAAGAAGCTACTAGAATTAGAACCAGACAAAGCAGAGAACTACGTGTTACTTTCTAACTTGTATGCTGGATTAGGGAAATGGGATGGTGTGCGAAGGGTGAGGCAAATGATGAAAGAGATTGGTCTTCAAAAGGATGCTGGCTGCAGTTGGATTGAGGTTGGAGGGAGAGTTTATAGCTTTGTTGTTGGTGACAGTTTGCAACCAAAATCAGCAGAGATCCGGGTGATATGGAGAAGATTGGAGGAAAGGATCAGTGAAATTGGATATAAGCCTAACACAAGTTCTGTGCTGCATGAAGTAG ATTGTCATAATGCTGCGAAGTTAATATCGAAGGCAGTTGAAAGGGAGATAGTTGTGAGAGACAACAAGCGCTTTCATCATTTTAGAGATGGACTTTGTTCTTGTTGTGATTATTGGTGA
- the LOC7475630 gene encoding pentatricopeptide repeat-containing protein At1g18485 isoform X1 has product MNWLQQLTNTIIIAPSLPSRNHHHHHHHHQQQQSSLYRTNLKPHKSFNSLYPKSSLSLSNQTDSLPDQTNRPSFLQEIAALCETDNLTTALTLIQSHSQNAAFISLQAKEAIGLLLQACGNQKDIETGRRLHKFVSDSTHYRNDYVLNTRLIKMYAMCGYPLDSRFVFDNMETKNLIQWNALVSGYTRNGLYGDVVKVFMDLVSDTDFQPDNFTFPSVIKACGGILDVRLGEVIHGMVIKMGLVLDVFVGNALVGMYGKCGAVDEAMKVFDFMPETNLVSWNSMICAFSENGFSRDSFDLLMEMLGEEGLLPDVVTVVTILPVCAGEGEVDIGMGIHGLAVKLGLSEEVMVNNAMVYMYSKCGYLNEAQMSFVKNNNKNVVSWNTMISAFSLEGDVNEAFNLLQEMQIQGEEMKANEVTILNVLPACLDKLQLRSLKELHGYSFRHCFQHVELSNAFILAYAKCGALNSAEKVFHGIGDKTVSSWNALIGGHAQNGDPRKALHLLFQMTYSGQQPDWFTISSLLLACAHLKSLQYGKEIHGYVLRNGLETDFFVGTSLLSHYIHCGKASSARVLFDRMKDKNLVSWNAMISGYSQNGLPYESLALFRKSLSEGIQSHEIAIVSVFGACSQLSALRLGKEAHGYVLKALQTEDAFVGCSIIDMYAKSGCIKESRKVFDGLKDKNVASWNAIIVAHGIHGHGKEAIELYERMKKVGQMPDRFTYIGILMACGHAGLVEEGLKYFKEMQNFNLIEPKLEHYACLIDMLARAGRLDDALRLVNEMPEEADNRIWSSLLSSCRTFGALEIGEKVAKKLLELEPDKAENYVLLSNLYAGLGKWDGVRRVRQMMKEIGLQKDAGCSWIEVGGRVYSFVVGDSLQPKSAEIRVIWRRLEERISEIGYKPNTSSVLHEVGEEEKIDILRGHSEKLAISFGLLKTTKGTTLRIYKNLRICADCHNAAKLISKAVEREIVVRDNKRFHHFRDGLCSCCDYW; this is encoded by the coding sequence ATGAATTGGTTGCAACAACTCACTAATACAATTATAATAGCACCGTCACTGCCATCCcgcaaccaccaccaccaccaccaccaccaccagcagcagcagtcTTCCTTGTACAGAACCAACCTTAAACCACACAAAAGCTTTAACTCCCTCTACCCAAAatcatctctttctctctctaaccaAACCGACTCTCTACCTGATCAAACCAACCGCCCCTCATTTCTCCAAGAAATAGCCGCTCTCTGTGAAACTGATAACCTCACTACAGCTTTAACTCTTATTCAATCACACTCTCAAAATGCTGCTTTTATTTCATTACAAGCAAAAGAAGCAATTGGTTTATTGCTTCAAGCATGTGGCAACCAAAAAGATATCGAGACTGGTAGACGACTACACAAGTTTGTCTCAGACTCGACCCATTATAGAAATGATTATGTTCTCAATACCCGTCTTATTAAGATGTATGCAATGTGTGGGTATCCTTTGGATTCTCGTTTTGTGTTTGATAATATGGAGACTAAGAATTTGATTCAGTGGAATGCACTTGTTAGTGGATACACAAGGAATGGACTTTATGGCGATGTAGTTAAAGTGTTTATGGATTTGGTTTCTGATACAGATTTTCAGCCTGATAATTTTACTTTCCCTTCTGTGATCAAGGCTTGTGGTGGGATTTTGGATGTTAGGTTAGGAGAGGTTATTCATGGGATGGTGATTAAGATGGGTTTGGTTTTGGATGTGTTTGTGGGCAATGCATTGGTGGGAATGTATGGGAAATGTGGGGCTGTGGATGAGGCGATGAAAGTGTTTGATTTTATGCCCGAAACGAATTTGGTTTCGTGGAATTCCATGATTTGTGCATTTTCTGAAAATGGGTTTTCTAGAGATAGTTTTGATTTGCTGATGGAGATGTTAGGAGAGGAAGGGTTATTGCCTGATGTAGTGACGGTGGTGACTATATTACCTGTTTGCGCAGGAGAAGGAGAAGTTGATATAGGAATGGGGATTCATGGATTGGCAGTGAAACTAGGTCTGAGCGAAGAGGTGATGGTGAACAATGCTATGGTATACATGTATTCAAAATGTGGGTACTTGAATGAAGCGCAAATGTCATTTGTGaagaataataacaaaaatgtGGTTTCTTGGAACACCATGATCAGTGCTTTTTCTTTGGAAGGAGATGTCAATGAGGCATTTAATCTCTTGCAGGAAATGCAGATCCAAGGAGAGGAAATGAAAGCTAATGAGGTCACCATTTTGAATGTTTTGCCAGCTTGTCTGGACAAGTTGCAATTGAGGAGCTTGAAAGAACTTCATGGCTATTCATTTAGACATTGTTTTCAACATGTAGAATTGTCCAATGCTTTTATTTTAGCCTATGCTAAGTGTGGGGCACTGAATTCTGCTGAGAAAGTCTTTCATGGTATTGGGGATAAGACTGTGAGCTCTTGGAATGCACTTATTGGTGGTCATGCACAGAATGGTGATCCTAGAAAAGCTTTGCATTTGTTATTTCAGATGACATATTCTGGCCAACAACCTGATTGGTTTACCATTAGTAGCCTGCTGTTAGCTTGTGCCCATCTGAAATCCCTGCAATATGGTAAAGAGATTCACGGATATGTACTACGGAATGGACTAGaaactgatttttttgttggtacCTCACTTCTGTCCCACTACATTCACTGTGGGAAAGCATCTTCTGCTCGTGTATTGTTTGACAGGATGAAGGATAAAAATTTAGTATCTTGGAATGCAATGATTTCAGGTTACTCACAAAATGGACTACCATATGAATCCCTGGCTCTATTTCGAAAATCACTTTCTGAGGGAATACAATCTCACGAGATTGCCATAGTGAGTGTGTTTGGGGCTTGTTCTCAACTGTCAGCTCTACGGCTGGGAAAAGAAGCTCATGGTTATGTATTAAAAGCCCTGCAAACAGAAGATGCTTTTGTAGGCTGTTCAATCATTGACATGTACGCAAAAAGTGGTTGTATAAAAGAATCTCGCAAGGTTTTTGATGGGTTGAAAGATAAAAACGTAGCATCATGGAATGCAATAATTGTGGCACATGGAATTCATGGACATGGAAAAGAAGCCATAGAACTGTACGAAAGAATGAAGAAAGTTGGCCAAATGCCTGATAGATTTACATATATTGGCATTTTGATGGCATGTGGTCATGCAGGGCTTGTTGAAGAGGGACTGAAATATTTCAAAGAGAtgcaaaatttcaatttgattgaaCCAAAATTGGAGCATTATGCATGTCTTATTGACATGCTGGCCCGTGCTGGAAGATTGGATGATGCTCTAAGGCTTGTCAATGAGATGCCTGAGGAAGCAGACAATAGAATCTGGAGCTCGCTCCTCAGTTCCTGTAGAACTTTTGGTGCTCTGGAAATTGGAGAGAAAGTTGCCAAGAAGCTACTAGAATTAGAACCAGACAAAGCAGAGAACTACGTGTTACTTTCTAACTTGTATGCTGGATTAGGGAAATGGGATGGTGTGCGAAGGGTGAGGCAAATGATGAAAGAGATTGGTCTTCAAAAGGATGCTGGCTGCAGTTGGATTGAGGTTGGAGGGAGAGTTTATAGCTTTGTTGTTGGTGACAGTTTGCAACCAAAATCAGCAGAGATCCGGGTGATATGGAGAAGATTGGAGGAAAGGATCAGTGAAATTGGATATAAGCCTAACACAAGTTCTGTGCTGCATGAAGTAGGTGAGGAGGAGAAGATTGACATATTGCGGGGGCATAGTGAAAAACTAGCAATTTCTTTTGGATTGTTAAAGACAACTAAAGGTACAACCCTGAGGATTTACAAGAATCTACGCATTTGTGCAGATTGTCATAATGCTGCGAAGTTAATATCGAAGGCAGTTGAAAGGGAGATAGTTGTGAGAGACAACAAGCGCTTTCATCATTTTAGAGATGGACTTTGTTCTTGTTGTGATTATTGGTGA
- the LOC7453871 gene encoding serine protease SPPA, chloroplastic has product MSKLLLLLHSSPPLPPPPFHFTTAPILHHRATTLLRASILSKKPPNLSSSLALYRKATLSSSFLSPSSSFRCRTFSVRAFDSDDSKTEQEEEKKESFHVKKSDEDYPSGEFDFQEIGAWNRFLVKLKMLIAFPWERVRKGSVLTMKLRGQISDQLKSRFSSGLSLPQICENFIKAAYDPRISGIYLHIDGLNCGWAKVEELRRHIFNFKKSGKFVVAYLPACREKEYYLASACDDLYLPPTAYFSFYGFTVQAAFLAGVFENVGIQPDVQRIGKYKSAGDQLTRKSMSKENCEMLTAILDNIYGNWLDKVSSTKGKKIEDMKNFINEGVYKVERLKEEGLITNMHYDDEVISMLKEKVGVQKDKVLPMVDYSKYSRVRNWTLGLTGGRDLIAIIRASGSISRVKSPLSLSGSGIIGEQLIEKIRQARESKKYKAAIIRIDSPGGDALASDLMWREIRLLAESKPVIASMSDVAASGGYYMAMAADTIVAENLTLTGSIGVVTGKFSLGKLYEKIGFNKEIISRGKYAELLAADQRPLRPDEAELFAKSAQNAYEQFRDKAAFSRSMPVDKMEEVAQGRVWTGQDAASRGLVDAIGGFSRAVAIAKQKANIPQDRQVMLVELSRPSPTLPEILSGIGSSVVGAERTLKELLQDLAFSNGVQARMDGILFQGLEEASYDNPILTLIKDYLGSL; this is encoded by the exons atgtcaaaattactactactactccactcttctcctcctcttcctcctcctccttttcacTTCACTACAGCTCCAATCCTCCACCACCGTGCCACCACACTCCTCCGCGCTTCAATTCTCTCCAAAAAACCTCCTAATCTCTCCTCCTCTCTCGCTCTCTACCGAAAAGCCACTCTATCCTCCTCTTTCCTCTCCCCTTCCTCTTCATTTCGCTGCAGAACCTTCTCTGTCCGCGCTTTTGATTCTGATGATTCCAAAACcgaacaagaagaagagaagaaggaatCTTTTCATGTTAAGAAAAGCGATGAGGATTATCCAAGTGGAGAGTTCGATTTCCAGGAGATTGGAGCTTGGAATCGTTTTCTTGTTAAGCTTAAAATGCTTATTGCTTTCCCTTGGGAACGCGTTCGCAAAGGAAGCGTTTTGACAATGAAATTACGGGGCCAG ATATCTGATCAGCTAAAGAGCCGTTTCTCTTCAGGATTGTCATTGCCTCAAATTTGTGAGAATTTTATAAAAGCAGCTTATGATCCTCGGATTTCGGGTATTTATCTTCATATAGATGGGTTGAATTGTGGGTGGGCTAAAGTTGAGGAACTCCGAAGAcacattttcaatttcaagaaaTCAG GGAAATTCGTTGTTGCCTACCTCCCTGCTTGTAGGGAGAAAGAGTATTATCTTGCCTCTGCCTGTGACGACCTTTATCTCCCACCCactgcttatttttctttttatggtttCACTGTTCAAGCAGCTTTTCTTGCAG GTGTTTTTGAGAACGTAGGAATTCAACCAGATGTACAACGGATTGGTAAATATAAAAGTGCCGGGGATCAACTTACTCGAAAAAGTATGTCTAAAGAAAATTGTGAGATGCTGACTGCAATTCTTGATAACATCTATGGGAATTGGCTGGATAAAGTTTCTTcgacaaaag gaaagaaaatagaagacaTGAAGAACTTCATTAATGAAGGTGTCTATAAGGTAGAAAGGCTGAAAGAAGAGGGCTTGATAACAAACATGCACTATGATGACGAG GTTATCTCAATGTTGAAAGAGAAAGTTGGAGTGCAAAAGGATAAAGTTCTTCCTATGGTTGATTACAG CAAATACTCGCGGGTTAGGAACTGGACTCTTGGTTTAACAGGAGGCAGAGACCTAATAGCCATTATCAGAGCCTCTGGGAGCATCAGTCGTGTGAAGAGTCCATTAAGCTTATCTGGTTCTGGTATCATCGGGGAACAGCTCATTGAGAAGATTCGTCAGGCAAGAG agtcgaaaaaatataaagctgCTATCATCCGAATTGACAGCCCTGGAGGTGATGCCCTCGCATCTGATTT AATGTGGAGGGAAATCAGACTTCTGGCTGAATCAAAACCTGTGATTGCATCAATGTCTGATGTAGCAGCAAGTGGAGGATATTATATGGCAATGGCCGCAGATACCATTGTTGCAGAAAATTTGACCTTAACTGGGTCAATTGGAGTTGTTACAG GGAAGTTTAGTCTCGGTAAACTGTATGAGAAAATTGGCTTCAACAAGGAGATCATATCAAGGGGTAAATATGCTGAGCTCCTTGCAGCAGATCAGCGACCTTTAAG ACCAGATGAAGCAGAACTTTTTGCCAAGTCTGCTCAGAATGCTTATGAGCAATTTCGAGATAAGGCAGCATTTTCAAGATCAATGCCA GTGGATAAGATGGAAGAGGTTGCACAAGGCAGAGTCTGGACAGGTCAAGATGCAGCTTCGCGAGGTTTAGTGGATGCAATTGGTGGGTTTTCTCGTGCAGTTGCTATAGCAAAACAGAAGGCTAATATACCCCAGGACAGACAG GTAATGCTGGTTGAACTATCAAGACCATCTCCTACGCTACCAGAGATCCTAAGTGGCATAGGAAGTTCGGTGGTTGGTGCAGAAAGAACCTTAAAAGAATTGCTACAAGACTTGGCATTTTCCAATGGAGTTCAAGCCCGGATGGATGGTATTCTATTCCAGGGACTGGAGGAGGCTTCTTATGACAATCCCATCTTAACTTTGATAAAAGATTACCTTGGTTCTCTCTGA